Proteins encoded within one genomic window of Cryptococcus neoformans var. grubii H99 chromosome 4, complete sequence:
- a CDS encoding alpha-amylase AmyA has protein sequence MPVLSNLISFLPFLAIAHAATSDEWRSRSIYQLLTDRFAPPSNDTTCALGATNYCGGTWQTIISKLDYIQDMGFDAIWISPTALNIEGSTKYGEAYHGYWTADPTKLNPHFGEASDLKALSDAVHDRGMYLMVDIAINALAATSYSLDASALASDADGTLLFKDPSDFHTRCDISWGNHTSEQVCWLVTGDDDGGVALLDLKTESDSVASVLKDWVGGYVTEYRIDGFRIDASKHMSKKFQHDFCQAAGTFCMGEVAGDNTEYAGEYQGADGIDSVCGFGLMYGFVNVFTAGDKMSTLEYYINLAASSYPDPTVIGTFLDNQDLPRFNSLTSDASLVYNAIVGLFMYGGVPIVYYGLEQDISDGPTDPQNREALWNYNSYATDGVTFGRITNLNKIRKRLGGVGKLYKTVATVLATQDQDIALQREEVLTVLTNRGTSGSGTWAIKGTKFGNSASVIDLLSCSTSTTDSNGSLTVTWTSGEPFVFVSSSVADQAGLCGSLPNGTNAITASSSSVSISIVPVTSSASTNGNLAAITEGSSTPSSFSVSSALSSNTSWYTATSAASSVSSSGSVVVVAAVSTASVAVSSSGSICRRSKKSRRQL, from the exons ATGCCTGTTCTTTCAAACCTCATCTCATTCCTCCCATTCCTTGCCATCGCTCACGCAGCTACTAGCGACGAATGGCGATCAAGGTCTATCTATCA ACTCCTTACTGACCGTTTCGCACCTCCTTCCAACGACACAACATGTGCGTTAGGCGCTACTAACTACTGTGGTGGTACATGGCAAACTATCATCTCAAAGCTCGACTATATCCAAGATATGGGCTTTGATGCCATTTGGATCAGTCCTACCGCCCTTAACATTGAAGGTAGTACCAAGTATGGCGAAGCTTACCAC GGATACTGGACAGCAGACCCTACTAAACTCAACCCTCATTTTGGTGAAGCTTCCGACCTTAAAGCCCTCTCCGATGCGGTCCACGACAGAGGGATGTATCTCATGGTCGACATTGCTATTAACGCTCTTGCAGCCACCTCCTATTCTCTCGACGCCTCTGCACTCGCTTCAGATGCCGACGGtactcttctcttcaaggACCCTTCTGATTTCCACACACGATGTGACATCAGCTGGGGAAACCACACTTCCGAGCAAGTTTGCTGGCTTGTGACAGGAGATGACGACGGGGGTGTGGCGCTTCTTGACCTCAAAACTGAAAGCGACTCTGTCGCTAGCGTGCTCAAGGACTGGGTTGGCGGGTATGTTACCGAATACCGGATCGATGGTTTTAGGATCGATGCAAGCAAGCACATGAGCAAAAAATTCCAACATGATTTCTGCCAGGCCGCCGGCACGTTCTGCATGGGGGAAGTGGCAGGTGACAACACCGA ATACGCTGGGGAATACCAAGGTGCTGATGGCATTGACTCTGTTTGTGGTTTCGGCCTCATGTACGGCTTTGTCAATGTCTTCACCGCCGGCGACAAAATGTCTACTCTTGAATACTACATCAACCTGGCCGCCTCATCCTATCCTGATCCTACGGTCATCGGCACATTCCTCGACAACCAAGATCTCCCTCGATTCAACTCTCTTACATCTGACGCTTCACTCGTTTACAACGCTATTGTCGGTTTGTTCATGTACGGCGGCGTGCCGATTGTGTATTACGGTTTGGAACAAGACATTTCCGATGGCCCTACGGATCCTCAGAATAGGGAAGCGCTTTGGAATTACAATAGTTATGCCACTGATGGGGTTACCTTTGGGAGGATCACAAACCTCAATAAGATTAGGAAAAGATTGGGCGGCGTTGGCAAGCTGTATAAGACTGTTGCTACGGTTCTGGCCACCCAGGATCAGGATATTGCCCTTCAGCGAGAAGAGGTTTTGACAGTCTTGACTAAT CGGGGCACGTCTGGTTCCGGCACTTGGGCAATCAAAGGCACTAAATTTGGTAACTCTGCCTCTGTCATCGA TCTTCTTTCGTGCTCTACTTCCACTACCGACAGCAATGGTTCCCTTACCGTCACATGGACTTCCGGCGAGCCTTTT GTATTCGTCTCTTCTAGTGTTGCCGATCAGGCCGGATTATGTGGCTCTTTACCCAACGGCACTAACGCTATTAcagcctcctcttcttccgtttCCATTTCTATCGTCCCTGTCACCAGCAGCGCCAGTACAAATGGCAACCTCGCCGCCATCACCGAAGGTTCCTCcactccctcttccttctcggTAAGCTCAGCTCTCTCGTCAAACACTAGCTGGTACACCGCCACCAGTGCTGCCAGCTCCGTCTCGAGCTCCGGGTCAGTAGTCGTCGTTGCTGCCGTGTCAACTGCAAGCGTTGCTGTGTCTTCTAGCGGAAGCATTTGCCGCaggtcgaagaagagcaggagaCAGTTGTAA
- a CDS encoding alpha-amylase AmyA, variant, with protein MYLMVDIAINALAATSYSLDASALASDADGTLLFKDPSDFHTRCDISWGNHTSEQVCWLVTGDDDGGVALLDLKTESDSVASVLKDWVGGYVTEYRIDGFRIDASKHMSKKFQHDFCQAAGTFCMGEVAGDNTEYAGEYQGADGIDSVCGFGLMYGFVNVFTAGDKMSTLEYYINLAASSYPDPTVIGTFLDNQDLPRFNSLTSDASLVYNAIVGLFMYGGVPIVYYGLEQDISDGPTDPQNREALWNYNSYATDGVTFGRITNLNKIRKRLGGVGKLYKTVATVLATQDQDIALQREEVLTVLTNRGTSGSGTWAIKGTKFGNSASVIDLLSCSTSTTDSNGSLTVTWTSGEPFVFVSSSVADQAGLCGSLPNGTNAITASSSSVSISIVPVTSSASTNGNLAAITEGSSTPSSFSVSSALSSNTSWYTATSAASSVSSSGSVVVVAAVSTASVAVSSSGSICRRSKKSRRQL; from the exons ATGTATCTCATGGTCGACATTGCTATTAACGCTCTTGCAGCCACCTCCTATTCTCTCGACGCCTCTGCACTCGCTTCAGATGCCGACGGtactcttctcttcaaggACCCTTCTGATTTCCACACACGATGTGACATCAGCTGGGGAAACCACACTTCCGAGCAAGTTTGCTGGCTTGTGACAGGAGATGACGACGGGGGTGTGGCGCTTCTTGACCTCAAAACTGAAAGCGACTCTGTCGCTAGCGTGCTCAAGGACTGGGTTGGCGGGTATGTTACCGAATACCGGATCGATGGTTTTAGGATCGATGCAAGCAAGCACATGAGCAAAAAATTCCAACATGATTTCTGCCAGGCCGCCGGCACGTTCTGCATGGGGGAAGTGGCAGGTGACAACACCGA ATACGCTGGGGAATACCAAGGTGCTGATGGCATTGACTCTGTTTGTGGTTTCGGCCTCATGTACGGCTTTGTCAATGTCTTCACCGCCGGCGACAAAATGTCTACTCTTGAATACTACATCAACCTGGCCGCCTCATCCTATCCTGATCCTACGGTCATCGGCACATTCCTCGACAACCAAGATCTCCCTCGATTCAACTCTCTTACATCTGACGCTTCACTCGTTTACAACGCTATTGTCGGTTTGTTCATGTACGGCGGCGTGCCGATTGTGTATTACGGTTTGGAACAAGACATTTCCGATGGCCCTACGGATCCTCAGAATAGGGAAGCGCTTTGGAATTACAATAGTTATGCCACTGATGGGGTTACCTTTGGGAGGATCACAAACCTCAATAAGATTAGGAAAAGATTGGGCGGCGTTGGCAAGCTGTATAAGACTGTTGCTACGGTTCTGGCCACCCAGGATCAGGATATTGCCCTTCAGCGAGAAGAGGTTTTGACAGTCTTGACTAAT CGGGGCACGTCTGGTTCCGGCACTTGGGCAATCAAAGGCACTAAATTTGGTAACTCTGCCTCTGTCATCGA TCTTCTTTCGTGCTCTACTTCCACTACCGACAGCAATGGTTCCCTTACCGTCACATGGACTTCCGGCGAGCCTTTT GTATTCGTCTCTTCTAGTGTTGCCGATCAGGCCGGATTATGTGGCTCTTTACCCAACGGCACTAACGCTATTAcagcctcctcttcttccgtttCCATTTCTATCGTCCCTGTCACCAGCAGCGCCAGTACAAATGGCAACCTCGCCGCCATCACCGAAGGTTCCTCcactccctcttccttctcggTAAGCTCAGCTCTCTCGTCAAACACTAGCTGGTACACCGCCACCAGTGCTGCCAGCTCCGTCTCGAGCTCCGGGTCAGTAGTCGTCGTTGCTGCCGTGTCAACTGCAAGCGTTGCTGTGTCTTCTAGCGGAAGCATTTGCCGCaggtcgaagaagagcaggagaCAGTTGTAA
- a CDS encoding membrane protein, variant — translation MIIAILANQAIIYGRQVILQPDEDRCLRSPPCTTICSHKDISDTSLLQPERSKPFLSPSDHRSYHKVTDRQIPDPFHKMNEEVFTAVPHADTGLSSPTEHQTSQPELACLTRSGSYVYPVCSRKSQLSATKVSVHDGTYQDGGDIARFITPGGNPIDTSQPGFPVFHRKFGNPTSVGLISFTGAALLLNLYGIQARGVTKPNIILGVAFGLGGLGQIIAGILAWACGNTFGSVTFSSYGAFWLSFSTLYIPQFDVAAAYAKNPAMFENALGLYLCVWGIVTVLFLIASHRSSVILICIFGVLSVDLFIL, via the exons ATGATCATAGCTATCCTTGCAAATCAGGCTATAATCTATGGACGACAGGTAATACTTCAGCCGGATGAAGATCGGTGCCTCCGATCCCCACCATGCACAACCATCTGCAGCCATAAAGACATATCAGACACATCTCTCCTCCAACCTGAACGTTCAAAACCATTCCTCTCACCCTCAGACCACCGAAGTTACCATAAAGTCACCGACCGCCAGATACCCGATCCCTTTCACAAGATGAATGAAGAGGTTTTCACCGCAGTCCCACACGCTGACACCGGTTTATCCTCCCCGACCGAACACCAGACTTCACAGCCTGAATTAGCTTGCCTCACCCGATCCGGATCTTATGTGTATCCCGTCTGCTCTCGCAAAAGCCAGCTGAGCGCGACCAAAGTCAGTGTTCACGATGGGACGTACCAAGACGGCGGCGATATTGCGCGATTTATCACACCTGGAGGCAATCCAATTGATACTTCACAACCTGGATTCCCAGTATTTCACCGGAAGTTTGGAAACCCTACATCTGTAGGCCTTATTTC ATTTACAGGCGCAGCACTTCTTTTAAACTTGTACGGCATCCAAGCTCGAGGTGTCACCAAACCGAACATCATTCTAGGTGTCGCTTTTGGATTGGGCGGGCTAGGACAGATTATTGCAGGGATTCTGGCATGGGCATGCGGGAATACGTTTGGC TCTGTAACATTCAGCTCTTATGGCGCATTCTGGctttccttctcaa CTCTGTATATCCCCCAATTTGATGTGGCCGCGGCCTACGCTAAAAATCCAGCAATGTTCGAAAACGCTTTGGGCCTCTACCTCTGCGTATGGGGCATAGTCACcgtccttttcctcatcgCTAGTCACAGGTCGTCGGTGATATTGATTTGTATCTTTGGGGTATTGAGTGTAGACCTTTTTATCTTGTGA
- a CDS encoding membrane protein: protein MIIAILANQAIIYGRQVILQPDEDRCLRSPPCTTICSHKDISDTSLLQPERSKPFLSPSDHRSYHKVTDRQIPDPFHKMNEEVFTAVPHADTGLSSPTEHQTSQPELACLTRSGSYVYPVCSRKSQLSATKVSVHDGTYQDGGDIARFITPGGNPIDTSQPGFPVFHRKFGNPTSVGLISFTGAALLLNLYGIQARGVTKPNIILGVAFGLGGLGQIIAGILAWACGNTFGVCLITLARKLWAGKESQELTMIMLCFLTRQSVTFSSYGAFWLSFSTLYIPQFDVAAAYAKNPAMFENALGLYLCVWGIVTVLFLIASHRSSVILICIFGVLSVDLFIL from the exons ATGATCATAGCTATCCTTGCAAATCAGGCTATAATCTATGGACGACAGGTAATACTTCAGCCGGATGAAGATCGGTGCCTCCGATCCCCACCATGCACAACCATCTGCAGCCATAAAGACATATCAGACACATCTCTCCTCCAACCTGAACGTTCAAAACCATTCCTCTCACCCTCAGACCACCGAAGTTACCATAAAGTCACCGACCGCCAGATACCCGATCCCTTTCACAAGATGAATGAAGAGGTTTTCACCGCAGTCCCACACGCTGACACCGGTTTATCCTCCCCGACCGAACACCAGACTTCACAGCCTGAATTAGCTTGCCTCACCCGATCCGGATCTTATGTGTATCCCGTCTGCTCTCGCAAAAGCCAGCTGAGCGCGACCAAAGTCAGTGTTCACGATGGGACGTACCAAGACGGCGGCGATATTGCGCGATTTATCACACCTGGAGGCAATCCAATTGATACTTCACAACCTGGATTCCCAGTATTTCACCGGAAGTTTGGAAACCCTACATCTGTAGGCCTTATTTC ATTTACAGGCGCAGCACTTCTTTTAAACTTGTACGGCATCCAAGCTCGAGGTGTCACCAAACCGAACATCATTCTAGGTGTCGCTTTTGGATTGGGCGGGCTAGGACAGATTATTGCAGGGATTCTGGCATGGGCATGCGGGAATACGTTTGGCGTATGTCTCATCACCTTGGCTAGAAAGCTTTGGGCAGGCAAAGAAAGCCAAGAGCTGACAATGATAATGCTTTGCTTTCTGACGAGACAGTCTGTAACATTCAGCTCTTATGGCGCATTCTGGctttccttctcaa CTCTGTATATCCCCCAATTTGATGTGGCCGCGGCCTACGCTAAAAATCCAGCAATGTTCGAAAACGCTTTGGGCCTCTACCTCTGCGTATGGGGCATAGTCACcgtccttttcctcatcgCTAGTCACAGGTCGTCGGTGATATTGATTTGTATCTTTGGGGTATTGAGTGTAGACCTTTTTATCTTGTGA
- a CDS encoding NADH dehydrogenase (ubiquinone) Fe-S protein 5, translated as MASGFGYSGGRTRCFPFWQEFSKCYANAEKPSDCVAPKDDYMECLHNTKEIARAKQVKSHFVQKELQESHDSRKAAEKAATGVIVSLGLVEEEGK; from the exons ATGGCT TCTGGTTTCGGTTACTCTGGCG GTCGAACAAGATGTTTCCCCTTCTGGCAAGAGTTCTCTAAG TGCTACGCCAACGCTGAGAAGCCTTCCGACTGCGTTGCCCCCAAGGATGACTACATGGAGTGTTTGCACAACACTAAGGAG ATTGCCCGAGCCAAGCAAGTCAAGTCCCACTTTGTCCAAAAAGAACTGCAAGAGAGCCACGACTCTCGCAAGGCCGCGGAGAAGGCTGCGACAGGGGTGATCGTTTCCCTGGGGTTAgtcgaagaggaaggaaagtaG
- a CDS encoding 20S proteasome subunit alpha 7, which translates to MTSIGTGYDLSVSTYSPDGRLFQVEYANKAVEAAGAAIGLRCKDGVLLGVERILHSKLLVKGANRRIASLDEHIGMAGAGLLADGKHLASRGRDEASNFRDTYNTPVTVQILSDRLSAYLQAYTSYGSVRPFGLSALVGGVDKTGPKLYCLEPSGVYYGYRACAVGKGKALAKTELEKIVNKEVETGEAITVREGVMELARIIYLVHDENKDKDFELEMTWICEESGNKHALVPEDLLAEAEAKAKAALEEGMEED; encoded by the exons ATGACCTCAATAGGAACAGGATACGATCTCTCAGTCTCCACTTACTCTCCGGATGGGAGGCTTTTCCAG GTTGAGTACGCCAACAAGGCTGTCGAGGCCGCCGG TGCCGCTATTGGTCTTCGATGCAAAGACGGTGTCCTCCTCGGTGTTGAGCGCATTCTCCATTCCAAACTTCTCGTCAAAGGCGCGAACCGCCGAATCGCATCCCTTGACGAACATATCGGCATGGCCGGCGCTGGTTTGTTAGCTGATGGAAAGCATCTTGCGAGCcgaggaagggatgaagCGAGCAACTTTAGGGATACTTATAATACACCTGTTACTGTTCAG ATCCTCTCCGACCGGCTTTCCGCATATCTACAAGCATACACATCTTATGGTTCTGTCCGACCTTTTGGTCTCTCTGCCCTCGTTGGCGGTGTTGACAAGACCGGTCCTAAACTCTACTGCCTTGAGCCTTCGGGAGTGTATTACGGCTACCGGGCGTGTGCAGTTGGAAAGGGCAAAGCATTGGCGAAGACTGAGCTTGAGAAGATTGTAAACAAGGAAGTGGAGACTGGAGAGGCGATCACTGTGCGAGAAGGGGTTATGGAGCTTGCTAGAAT TATATACTTGGTCCACGATGAaaacaaggacaaggactTTGAGCTGGAGATGACTTGGATTTGTGAAGAATCTGGTAACAAACACGCACTAGTGCCAGAGGATCTGTTGGCAGAGGCGGAggcgaaggcaaaggcagctttggaagaaggcatggaggaggattaG
- a CDS encoding tRNA pseudouridine13 synthase: protein MSTPENTQKRPAEDTEDQNVEVKRVKAEEIAPSNTPSLTDHLNAPHRTIPNPVSKMGLVPAIPELPPSLKMVTGIEADMVARRGFVGEEECGIRGFVGKGKGVRGVIKQRFTDFLVNEIGLDGEVLHLKDISKPQEPGSKEKDKEAAAVTEEEAANDQTDSAIETAPQTEESEATVDLPENLRFAAHPQWSTSTTLKLRPHFTDETIISLHQLVEQGKDAPPKGDSGWGGRKKDTGSASEEIAKGEEEKEEGEEAAFNDSTNKGRGQGRDRGRGRGKDRGRGRGGRGGRGGGRNADSGSWWLTYEDEREVLSQPVTSKEERAAAHKVLREVFPGMFESSTREVKGEEGQRLVIKWSSGGAQSSFHGKGARRAPDAPRLPAYIHFTLHKSNRETMDALSHLQRLLNVQAKDLTVCGTKDKRAVTVQRVCLKRSGRNLQTVWRALNGVKQGWRTEQQAVEERGDRGVRVGDFEYSDKYLELGMLKGNRFLITLRNVEAENVEEIDRTMESVRDLGFINFYGMQRFGTSSMPTHVTGLFILRSNWSAALDSLLSLREGEHPDCVAARLSWLEDGDYVKALEKMPRRAVAERSIWEFWKRGGRMEDKVGALGVIPRNLRTMYVHAYQSYVWNLIVSERIKMSATEPFVGDLVIEKSDDDEPIDPENVPAHRKDRHGRTKSWKTSSSPTVRRLTAEDITNKTHTIFDVVMPLPGFDVDYPGGEVGELYDRILKADGLDKDRMRREQREYSLPGSYRLILLRPLSLTWTHLQYTDPDLPLVQSDEDEILSLNPPAANDPEGKFRAVKVDMQLGASTYATMVLREITREETSSWFQRGRTMKGEDQEFKGIRKDGEGQGEEGEGGEMELMNE, encoded by the exons ATGTCCACTCCAGAAAACACCCAAAAACGTCCAGCAGAGGACACGGAGGACCAAAATGTAGAGGTCAAGAGGGTCAAGGCAGAAGAAATCGCCCCCTCCAATACCCCATCTCTTACAGACCACCTTAACGCGCCCCACCGAACGATTCCCAACCCAGTATCCAAAATGGGACTCGTACCCGCGATCCCAGAACTTCCTCCCAGTTTGAAGATGGTCACTGGTATTGAAGCTGACATGGTTGCCCGCCGTGGGTTTGTtggtgaggaagagtgtGGAATCCGAGGATTCGTAGGGAAGGGTAAAGGTGTGAGAGGTGTGATCAAACAGCG GTTTACGGATTTCCTAGTGAACGAAATCGGCCTTGATGGCGAGGTGTTGCATCTCAAAGATATCAGCAAGCCACAAGAACCCGGATCcaaagaaaaggacaaaGAAGCCGCAGCTGttactgaagaagaagctgctaATGACCAAACGGATTCTGCTATCGAAACCGCACCCCAGACCGAGGAATCTGAGGCCACCGTTGACCTTCCCGAGAACCTTCGTTTTGCTGCTCACCCTCAGTGGAGCACAAGTACTACTCTCAAGCTTCGTCCCCACTTTACAGATGAGACCATTATCTCTCTCCACCAACTCgttgagcaaggaaaagatgcaCCTCCTAAAGGTGATTCCGGGTGGGgcggaaggaagaaggataccGGATCAGCGAGTGAGGAGATCGccaagggagaggaagaaaaggaggaaggagaggaagcgGCATTCAATGATAGTACAAATAAGGGACGAGGGCAAGGCAGGGATCGtggaagggggagggggaaagaTCGTGGGAGAGGCCGTGGCGGGAGAGGCGGACGAGGAGGGGGACGTAATGCTGATTCAGGCAGTTGGTGGTTGACATACGAAGATGAGCGCGAGGTTCTCTCACAG CCTGTCACTTCCAAAGAAGAGCGTGCGGCGGCTCACAAGGTCCTACGTGAAGTCTTCCCCGGGATGTTCGAAAGCTCAACCAGAGAAGTAaagggcgaagaaggacagaGGTTGGTTATCAAATGGTCCAGCGGTGGGGCTCAAAGCAGTTTCCACGGCAAAGGAGCTCGTCGGGCACCTG ACGCACCCCGTTTACCCGCCTATATTCACTTTACTTTGCACAAATCCAATCGCGAAACCATGGACGCCCtctcccatctccaacGTCTTCTCAACGTTCAAGCCAAAGACCTCACGGTGTGCGGTACGAAAGACAAACGAGCTGTCACTGTCCAGCGTGTCTGCCTGAAACGTTCAGGACGTAACCTCCAAACAGTCTGGCGAGCACTCAATGGCGTCAAACAAGGTTGGCGAACTGAGCAACAAGCGGTTGAGGAGAGAGGTGATAGGGGTGTCAGGGTTGGAGATTTTGAGTACTCTGACAAGTACTTGGAATTGGGGATGTTGAAGGGGAATAGATTCTTGATTACATTGAGAAATGTAGAGGCGGAGAAtgtggaggagattgatCGGACTATGGAGAGCGTGAGAGATCTTGGGTTTATCAACTTTTACG GCATGCAGCGCTTCGGCACCTCCTCCATGCCCACCCACGTTACtggcctcttcatcctccgtTCTAACTGGTCTGCAGCCCTCGactctctcctttccctccgCGAGGGTGAACATCCCGACTGCGTGGCCGCTCGTCTGTCTTggttggaagatggtgatTACGTCAAAgcattggagaagatgccaAGACGAGCTGTGGCGGAGAGGAGTATTTGGGAGTTTTGGAAGAGAGGTGGGAGAATGGAGGATAAGGTTGGGGCTTTGGGTGTGATCCCAAGGAATTTGAGGACGATGTATGTCCATGCGTACCAGAGTTACGTTTGGAACCTTATCGTTTCTGAACGTATCAAGATGTCTGCCACGGAACCTTTTGTTGGCGATCTCGTGATTGAGAAgtcggatgatgacgagccCATCG ATCCTGAAAACGTTCCCGCTCACCGCAAAGACCGGCACGGCCGCACCAAATCCTGGaaaacatcatcttcccccaCCGTCCGTCGCCTCACCGCCGAGGACATTACCAACAAGACCCACACTATCTTCGATGTCGTGATGCCCCTTCCTGGATTCGACGTCGATTATCCCGGTGGTGAAGTCGGCGAACTGTACGACCGCATCCTCAAAGCCGACGGTCTTGACAAGGATCGTATGCGACGCGAACAACGAGAATATTCTCTTCCAGGCTCATATcgtctcatcctcctccgtccGCTTTCACTCACATGGACGCATCTTCAGTATACGGACCCCGATTTGCCGCTTGTCCAGtcggatgaagatgagatcCTCAGCCTTAATCCGCCGGCGGCGAACGATCCGGAAGGCAAGTTTAGGGCAGTCAAGGTGGATATGCAGCTGGGGGCTAGTACATATGCGACAATGGTGCTTAGAGAGATTACGAGGGAGGAGACGAGCTCGTGGTTTCAAAGGGggaggacgatgaagggagaggaCCAAGAGTTCAAGGGAATTAGGAAGGATGGTGAGGggcaaggggaagagggtgaaggTGGTGAAATGGAGCTTATGAACGAGTAG
- a CDS encoding transcription initiation factor TFIIE subunit beta: MLKRNAPAWAVPQSPSVKHEIKDEPGEEPDAKRVKTGNVKPILTATHGMFKENRTAAYALLNQLKKSMTIGWEDAFFWIQDTSPGSDPTEALEIFKTLERVEFNKINRVFTYIPELTLTTTNEIRNHIRIHSTPTSGIPIKTLREAMPNGIEPLKDLEARGDILIMRGLTGAWKDIPLPRLGRKNVNGQEVMDGGSGRWKTVFWDHLREAGRAGKRVDDEFIYSWADVPIAETDDVAKLLADQELSASSAIPAAPKATATAASKKKKKRTRALKITNTHMKEQGIDFSKDYIKPA; the protein is encoded by the exons ATGCTAAAACGGAACGCTCCAGCATGGGCAGTTCCCCAGTCGCCATCGGTCAAGCATGAGATCAAAGATGAACCCGGTGAGGAGCCAGACGCAAAGCGGGTAAAGA CTGGGAACGTCAAGCCCATCCTCACGGCTACACATGGAATGTTCAAAGAGAACCGTACAGCTGCGTATGCCTTATTGAATCAGCTCAAG AAATCGATGACGATAGGTTGGGAggatgccttcttctggaTCCAGGATACCAGCCCAGGTAGTGACCCCACAGAAGCACTTGAAATATTCAAGACTCTTGAAAGAGTAGAATTCAACAAGATCAATCGTGTATTCACATACATC CCCGAACTGACTCTCACCACGACCAATGAAATTCGAAACCACATCCGTATTCATTCCACCCCTACTTCTGGCATCCCCATCAAAACCCTCCGCGAAGCCATGCCGAACGGTATCGAGCCGCTTAAAGACCTCGAAGCGAGGGGCGATATCCTCATCATGCGTGGTCTGACGGGTGCTTGGAAGGATATCCCTTTGCCGAGAttggggagaaagaacGTCAACGGGCAAGAGGTCATGGATGGTGGATcggggagatggaagactGTCTTTTGGGATCATTTGAGAGAGGCGGGAAGGGCGGGAAAGAGGGTCGATGATG AGTTTATCTATTCTTGGGCAGATGTTCCTATAGCAGAGACGGACGACGTCGCAAAATTGCTCGCCGATC AGGAActttctgcttcttccgctATACCCGCTGCCCCAAAAGCGACCGCTACTGCTGCctccaagaagaagaagaagcgcaCACGGGCATTGAAGATTACAAACACCCACATGAAAGAGCAGGGTATCGACTTCTCAAAGGACTATATCAAGCCTGCGTGA
- a CDS encoding 1,2-dihydroxy-3-keto-5-methylthiopentene dioxygenase → MKAYIYDDKPGDQRLPHDTGIDIPEPTLAKLGVTYQRIPIDPEGAWESKIDEFAKERGYKNRDRITVTREGLGEAYEEKIKSFFDEHLHEDEEIRYILAGSGYFDIRGAEGVHEEQWIRIALEAGDLIVLPAGIYHRFTVDSANTITAMRLFQDEPKWTPYSRQADGTDKLGSRDKYLETVRVGVTA, encoded by the exons ATGAAGGCGTACATTTACGACGACAAGCC TGGAGACCAACGTCTCCCCCACGATACCGGCATCGACATCCCCGAACCCACCCTCGCCAAACTCGGCGTCACCTACCAGCGTATACCCATCGACCCTGAGGGTGCTTGGGAATCCAAAATTGACGAGTTTGCAAAGGAACGAGGGTACAAGAACAGGGATCGGATTACTGTGACTAGGGAAGGGTTGGGAGAGGCTTatgaggagaagatcaagTCGTTCTTTGACGA GCATCTGcacgaagatgaggagattCGATATATCCTCGCTGGATCGGGGTATTTTGATATCCGGGGTGCAGAAGGAGTGCATGAAGAACAGTGGATTAGGATTGCACTCGAAGCTGGCGACTTGATCGTCCTTCCTGCTGG CATCTACCACCGTTTCACAGTCGACTCTGCAAACACCATAACAGCCATGCGACTCTTCCAGGATGAACCCAAATGGACACCGTACTCCCGACAAGCAGACGGGACAGATAAGTTGGGAAGTAGGGATAAGTACCTAGAGACGGTTAGGGTCGGTGTCACAGCTTGA
- a CDS encoding 1,2-dihydroxy-3-keto-5-methylthiopentene dioxygenase, variant: MKAYIYDDKPGDQRLPHDTGIDIPEPTLAKLGVTYQRIPIDPEGAWESKIDEFAKERGYKNRDRITVTREGLGEAYEEKIKSFFDDIYHRFTVDSANTITAMRLFQDEPKWTPYSRQADGTDKLGSRDKYLETVRVGVTA; encoded by the exons ATGAAGGCGTACATTTACGACGACAAGCC TGGAGACCAACGTCTCCCCCACGATACCGGCATCGACATCCCCGAACCCACCCTCGCCAAACTCGGCGTCACCTACCAGCGTATACCCATCGACCCTGAGGGTGCTTGGGAATCCAAAATTGACGAGTTTGCAAAGGAACGAGGGTACAAGAACAGGGATCGGATTACTGTGACTAGGGAAGGGTTGGGAGAGGCTTatgaggagaagatcaagTCGTTCTTTGACGA CATCTACCACCGTTTCACAGTCGACTCTGCAAACACCATAACAGCCATGCGACTCTTCCAGGATGAACCCAAATGGACACCGTACTCCCGACAAGCAGACGGGACAGATAAGTTGGGAAGTAGGGATAAGTACCTAGAGACGGTTAGGGTCGGTGTCACAGCTTGA